Sequence from the Bacillus thuringiensis genome:
CACATAAAAACGAAATTGTTCTTGCGATATCTTCACCTGTTCCAGATCTACCAATTGGTGTGTTATGTTCTTTCAACTGACGTGCTTCTTGAATTGTCGCTTCTTTCATTTCACCAATAATATCACCAGGACATACCATGTTTGCAGTAATACCATATTCCGCTTCTTCGTAAGCAACTGTTTTCGTTAATGAAACAAGTCCTACTTTCGCTGCCGCAAAAGCTGAACGATAAATCCATCCCGGTGCGCTATCTGCCCCTTGGAATCCGTAATTAATAATACGGCCAAAGTTCTGTTTTCTCATAACCGGAACGACAAGTTTTAATAAATGAAATACCGCTGTTAAATTACCCTGAATCATTTCATTCCATTCATCTTCTTCATAATCGACTAACTTTTTTCTTTCAAATACATATGGACCAGCATTATTAATTAAGAAATCAATTTTGCCAAAATGGCTTATCGCTTCTTCTACCATTTTATGTAAATCTTCCTTTTTCGTGACATCCGCTTGCACGAATTGTAGACGCTCTTCCATATTTTTATATGTTTCTTTCATCTTTTCCATAGCCGTGATATCGCTATGATACGTTACTGTTACTGAATATCCTTTAGCCAATAACTTTTCTGTTACTTGCTTTCCTAAACCTTTCGTACCGGCTGTAATGAGCGCGTGTCTCACAAACATGCCTCCTTTTAAATTGCTATACTTCATATGTAACAAGTTCTCGCACCAATTACAACTAAAATGAATTAAAATAAAGTTTTCAAAATTCTGTAACGTTTCCGACAAGCACATTACCAAAATTTGTTTTATAATAAAGTTGTAAACGGTAATAAAAATGATTGGGAGGAATTTACTATGAATAATACATATACAAATATTTTAATCGCGGTGGATGGTTCTAAAGAAGCAGAAAGAGCTTTTAAAAAAGCAATTCAAGTCGCAAAACGCAACAATGCAACATTAACAATTGCTCATATCGTTGATGTAAAAGCATACTCAGCAGTAGAAGCTTATAGCCGTGCAATTGCTGAACGTGCAAATCTATTTGCAGAAGACTTATTAGAAGACTACAAAAAAACTGCGCTTGAAGCTGGCCTTGAAAAAATTGAAACTGTATTAGAATTCGGTAATCCTAAATCAAAAATTTCAAAAGAAATCGCTCCAAACCATAAAGTAGATTTAATTATGTGTGGTGCAACTGGTTTAAATGCTGTTGAGCGTTTCCTAATTGGTAGCGTCTCTGAACATATTATTCGCTATGCGAAATGCGATGTCCTTGTTGTTCGTGGTGATGAGGAGCAAGGTGAGCTTTAATTTATAAATAAAACACCAAGTCCACATGGGCTTGGTGTTTTTCATTTCACATATTTCACTATAAATACAAGACAAGCCACAATAACAACAGTAATTGCTAATCCATAAGGAGGAAGAAACTTCAAAGACCATAATGCCATCATAATCGTCGCAACCGTTAAGTATGCTTGCTTTGCATCTTCTGTCATTTTTTTACGAAGGCAGAATACATACAAATAACCGATTGGCGGCGTAATAAAGCAAAGAACATATATAATTTTAGATTTCAAATACCATTTTTGTTCCCCAAGTTTCTGTATATCTTCTTCTATTCTCTTATGCTCTTGTTCTCTCGCTTCTTCTGCAAGCGGATCTTCCTCTTCTTCTCGCTTTTCTTTCATATAAGGAAGAAAGTGCATGAAAAAATAGTATACAAATACGAACGCCCCAAATCCAATATTTACTCTTTCTAATCGAATATGCTCACTAAAAAAAGCGGCAGCAATCACTAAAGAAAAACAGTACGTTGTTATCCAAAATGAACGTTTTCTCTTTTTTCGTTCCATTTCTTTTTTATCTTGTACATATTTTCTTTTCGAAAGCCATATCGAAATACAGCAGTCTACTACAAATAGAATAAAGATAAAGATCCCAACGTGTACTGTTTCTACATCCTCAAATGAAAAGATATTTGGGAATGCAACGTGTAATACAATTAATGTGTACAAAATTAGCCCTATAAAATAAATACGTCTCATTTTCCATTCCTTTCTTTTTTTCCTAACATTACGTTAACATACATTTTTTAGAAATAGACGGACAAAATATATATGTTTAAAAAAGGAGGATGCTACATGGATGATTCTGAACGTATTATTTTAGATGTGAATGGGAAAGAACTCGAAATGCTAGATATGATCCGTACTCATTTTAAAGAGAAACATGGCGTGGAACTAAGTAATGGTGCACTGCTTAGAGATTTGATGGATATTGAGTATATTCGAATTACGGAAGATCGACATAAGTACGATTAATCGATACATTGTAAGCCTAGAGCAGATTGCTCTAGGCTTACTTACATCCATACAAAAATGTTATAATTAGGAAAAATTGTAGAGGATGCGAAAATATGAAATCTGAAAATATCTCAAAACATTTTTATACATTACATGTACAAAGAAACGAGTTCCTTCCTCATCTCCATTCACTCTCACAAGAACAACTATGGCATAGGAAAGAGGACAAAAAATGGTCTATTGGTGAACATTTTTATCACTTATATTTAATTGCAAAGATGCTCAAAGTAGCAATTAAATTCTCTCTCACTCTTATCCCTTATGCAAAACTAAGAAAAAATGCCCCATTTGCAACTGACATACACGACATTTATGCCGAATATAAAGAAAAGCATGGTAAAGGAATGAAAGCACCTTTGATTTTAATTCCCTCAAAAAAAGTTTATCACTCTATGAATGTAACTGAATTAGAAGAATTACTTGCACGTGAAACAGATGAAATAAAAAAGCTCGTTCAAAATATAGAAGAAAATATTGCAGGGCATATCGTATTTTTAGATCCAATCGCTCACTACCCTAATTTGATTCAATCTATTCAGCTATTAGCGATACATGAGAAACATCATTTTATGATTATGAAAAATAATTGTGAAATGATAAATACTCCTGTAAAAATCTAAATACAAAAAGGTAAGGTGCTTTCTATAAAAAGCACCTTACCTTCTATATACATCATTTAATTCCTACAAACTCTCCAACTAATCCTTTCGCCTTCTCCAAAGCTTTTTCAATTTGCTCAAATCCAGTCCCGCCAGCACTGTTACGACGCTTTACAGCTGCATACGGTGAAAGAACTTCATACAAATCTTCTTCAAATAACGAGCTCATTTCTTTATACGTTTCAAGTGGTACATCTAATAAATAAATTCCTTTTTGTGTGCAGTGTAGCACTAGCTTCCCAACAATTTCATGAGCTTGACGGAATGGTAGTCCTTTACTTGCTAAGTAGTCAGCAATTTCTGTTGCGTTAGAGAAATCTTGCGTTACAGCTTGCCCCATCTTTTCTTTGTTGACAGTCATCGTCTCTAACATGCCTGCCATAATATGAAGGCAGCCTTCTACTGTTTTTACTGTATCAAACATTCCTTCTTTGTCTTCTTGCAAGTCTTTATTGTAAGCGAGCGGTAATCCTTTCATTACTGTAAGTAAACTAAATAAATTACCGTACACTCTGCCTGTTTTACCACGAATAAGTTCCGCCATATCTGGATTTTTCTTTTGTGGCATAATACTGCTTCCCGTTGCGTATTGATCGCTCATTTCAATAAATTGAAACTCTTGGCTACTCCACAAAATAAGTTCTTCGCAAAAGCGTGATAAGTGCATCATGAGCATAGATGAGTTACTTAGGAACTCCAGTATGAAATCACGATCGCTTACTGCATCTAAACTATTTTCATAGATTCCATTAAATCCAAGAAGCTCCGCACTATATTCTCGGTCGATTGGGAATGTCGTCCCAGCTAGCGCTCCTGCTCCTAATGGTGAAATGTTAATACGCTTTAATGAATCTTCATAACGATTCACATCACGCTCTAACATCCCAAAATAAGCGAGAATATGATGCGCAAATGAAATTGGCTGCGCACGCTGCAAGTGCGTATAACCAGGCATAATGGTTTCAATATTATTTTCGGCTTGATGAACGAGAACAGTTTGCAATTGTTTTGTAGCTTTTATAATATGTTCTACTTTTTCTTTTAAATATAAATGCATATCAGTCGCTACTTGATCATTACGGCTTCGGCCTGTATGAAGTTTCCCTCCTACTTCGCCGATTTGTTCAATTAACATTTTTTCAATGTTTAAGTGAATATCTTCAGCTTCAACTGAAAAATGCAATTTATTTTGTTTCGCTTCTTCTAATAAATATTGAAGCCCTGCCTTTATTTTCTCTGCTTCTTCTTTCGTAACGATGCCCTGCTTTGCTAGCATCGTTACGTGCGCAATACTTCCCTTTATATCTTGATTTACTAATTGTTGATCGAAGGAGATGGATGCTCCGAACTCTTCAACCCATGCTTCCGCTTCTTCTGTAAAACGTCCGCCCCAAAGTTTGCTCACGCTTCCACCTTCTTTTGATTCACTTGGCTGTATACTTTCGTCGGTAAACCGAATAATGAAATGAATCCAACAGCTGCATCATGATTAAATTCGTCCTGGGCAGTATATGTTGCTAGTTTTTCATCGTATAAAGAGTATTCAGATTTACGTCCTTCTACAATCGCATGACCTTTAAATAATTTCACACGCACTGTACCTGTTACATTCTTTTGCGTTTCTTGTAAGAAAGCATTCAGCGCTTGTTTTAAAGGTGAGAACCATAAACCGTTATAAATAAGTTCTGTTATTTTCTGCTCAATCATCGGTTTAAAATGCGCTACTTCTTTTACAAGTGTTAAATCTTCCAGTTCCTTGTGCGCCGTAATTAATGTCATTGCTGCTGGACATTCGTATACTTCACGCGATTTAATACCAACAAGACGGTTTTCTACGTGATCGATACGTCCAACGCCATGTTTTCCAGCAAGCGCATTTAACGTTTTAATTAGTTCTGAAAGTGGATATGCAGTGCCATTTAAAGTAGTCGGTACGCCTGCTTCAAAACCAATTTCTACAAATTCTGGTTTATTCGGTGTATCTTCTAATGCCAATGTCATCTCATATGCATCTTCTGGCGGCGCTGCCCATGGATCTTCTAAAATACCACATTCATTACTGCGTCCCCATAAATTTTGATCGATTGAAAATGGGCTGTCTAAATTAATTGGAATTGGTACATCGTTTTCTTTTGCGTATGCAATTTCTTCTTCACGTGACCATTTCCATTCACGTACAGGCGCAATCACTTCTAAGTAAGGATTTAACGCTTGAATAGAAACTTCAAAACGAACTTGATCATTTCCTTTCCCTGTACAGCCGTGTGCAACTGCAGTCGCTCCTTCTTGTTCTGCGATTTCTACTAATTTCTTCGCAATAAGCGGACGAGATAGTGCTGAGACAAGAGGATATTTCCCTTCGTATAATGTGTGTGCTTGCATCGCCATCAATGCATATTCATTTGCAAATTCTTCTTGAACATCAATCATATATGATTTAATTGCACCTACTGAAAGTGCCTTTTCTTTTACAAATGCTAAGTCTTTACCTTCCCCTAAGTCTAAACAAAGCGCGATAATATCATAATTCTTCTCTTGTAACCATTTAATTGCAACGGAAGTATCAAGACCT
This genomic interval carries:
- a CDS encoding DinB family protein, whose protein sequence is MKSENISKHFYTLHVQRNEFLPHLHSLSQEQLWHRKEDKKWSIGEHFYHLYLIAKMLKVAIKFSLTLIPYAKLRKNAPFATDIHDIYAEYKEKHGKGMKAPLILIPSKKVYHSMNVTELEELLARETDEIKKLVQNIEENIAGHIVFLDPIAHYPNLIQSIQLLAIHEKHHFMIMKNNCEMINTPVKI
- a CDS encoding argininosuccinate synthase: MEKKKVVLAYSGGLDTSVAIKWLQEKNYDIIALCLDLGEGKDLAFVKEKALSVGAIKSYMIDVQEEFANEYALMAMQAHTLYEGKYPLVSALSRPLIAKKLVEIAEQEGATAVAHGCTGKGNDQVRFEVSIQALNPYLEVIAPVREWKWSREEEIAYAKENDVPIPINLDSPFSIDQNLWGRSNECGILEDPWAAPPEDAYEMTLALEDTPNKPEFVEIGFEAGVPTTLNGTAYPLSELIKTLNALAGKHGVGRIDHVENRLVGIKSREVYECPAAMTLITAHKELEDLTLVKEVAHFKPMIEQKITELIYNGLWFSPLKQALNAFLQETQKNVTGTVRVKLFKGHAIVEGRKSEYSLYDEKLATYTAQDEFNHDAAVGFISLFGLPTKVYSQVNQKKVEA
- the argH gene encoding argininosuccinate lyase, which encodes MSKLWGGRFTEEAEAWVEEFGASISFDQQLVNQDIKGSIAHVTMLAKQGIVTKEEAEKIKAGLQYLLEEAKQNKLHFSVEAEDIHLNIEKMLIEQIGEVGGKLHTGRSRNDQVATDMHLYLKEKVEHIIKATKQLQTVLVHQAENNIETIMPGYTHLQRAQPISFAHHILAYFGMLERDVNRYEDSLKRINISPLGAGALAGTTFPIDREYSAELLGFNGIYENSLDAVSDRDFILEFLSNSSMLMMHLSRFCEELILWSSQEFQFIEMSDQYATGSSIMPQKKNPDMAELIRGKTGRVYGNLFSLLTVMKGLPLAYNKDLQEDKEGMFDTVKTVEGCLHIMAGMLETMTVNKEKMGQAVTQDFSNATEIADYLASKGLPFRQAHEIVGKLVLHCTQKGIYLLDVPLETYKEMSSLFEEDLYEVLSPYAAVKRRNSAGGTGFEQIEKALEKAKGLVGEFVGIK
- a CDS encoding SDR family oxidoreductase; the protein is MKYSNLKGGMFVRHALITAGTKGLGKQVTEKLLAKGYSVTVTYHSDITAMEKMKETYKNMEERLQFVQADVTKKEDLHKMVEEAISHFGKIDFLINNAGPYVFERKKLVDYEEDEWNEMIQGNLTAVFHLLKLVVPVMRKQNFGRIINYGFQGADSAPGWIYRSAFAAAKVGLVSLTKTVAYEEAEYGITANMVCPGDIIGEMKEATIQEARQLKEHNTPIGRSGTGEDIARTISFLCEDDSDMITGTIIEVTGAVDVIHRHR
- a CDS encoding universal stress protein, with product MNNTYTNILIAVDGSKEAERAFKKAIQVAKRNNATLTIAHIVDVKAYSAVEAYSRAIAERANLFAEDLLEDYKKTALEAGLEKIETVLEFGNPKSKISKEIAPNHKVDLIMCGATGLNAVERFLIGSVSEHIIRYAKCDVLVVRGDEEQGEL